In the genome of Natronorubrum daqingense, the window ACACGCCGGTCGGTACTCGTCGTCGAGTTTCGCCGCTCGTTGTTCGGCGTAACGTCGGCAGACGATCTTCACCCGACCCGCATCGTCCGAGGGCAAACTGCTGGCGTTCTTCGCCGCCTGATAGGCCTCGCGGGCGTCTGAGAGTTGCTCGTTCGTCGAGCCGCGAGCCTGCTCGTAGCGTTCACCCGCGCCTCGAACCGTCGAGCGCAAGAACTGCTCGAGTCGGTTACGATCCGCCATTGACCCATCTTTGGCCCCCAGAACACATAGGTTCGTCGCCAGTTGCGAGCGCCCACACATACGATTTTTCAAGCAAGCGGTAGTCGCCTTTCCGATGCGAGACCGGCCCTCCGAGAGACGGTTCGTACCGCAGGCGTGCGCTTTGCGTCCGTAGCGTTCACTTTCACTCCGGCGCCGGCACTTTAAATACTATCGGGCACGAAGTGGCGTATGCCTCCCAGTGAAACGAAAGAGGAGGCGTGACACAATGAGCGACGTACGACAGCACGCGGACGACATACACGAGCAGTTTTCGGACCACATCGACGTAAGCGTCGACGACGTCGAAGAGCGACTCGCAACGCTCGTCGATGAATACAAAGTACCGATCGACGAGGCACGCCGGAGCGTGACCAACCACTACCTCGAGGAAGCCGGACTCGAGCGCGAAGACATCTCTCGCGGCGGCAGTGAGGCCGTCAACGTCGAGGACGTCGACGAACCCGAGGAGTGGATCGATCTCACCGCAAAAGTCATCGAACTCTGGGACCCACGAAGCGACTCGGTCGCACAGGTCGGCTTGCTCGGCGATCCGACAGGCACGATCAAGTTCACCAAGTGGGCCAAATCGGACCTCCCCGCACTCGAGGAAGGTGGCGTCTACGACCTTCGAAACGTCGTCACCGACGAGTACCAGGGCCGGTACTCGGTCAAACTCAACTCGACGACGGTGATCGAAGAACGCGACGAAGAGATCGAAGTCGGCGACGACACGAGCGAGATCGAAGGCGCGCTCGTCGACATGCAAAGTGGCAGCGGTCTCATCAAGCGCTGTCCGAAGGAGGACTGTACGCGCGTCCTCCAGAATGGACGCTGTAACGAACACGGCGAGGTCGAAGGCGAGTTCGACCTCCGCATCAAGGCCGTCGTCGACGACGGACTGGACGCCCACGAGGTCATCTTCGACAAGGAAGCCACCGAGGACCTGACGGGACTCTCCCTCGAGGAGGCCAAAGAGATGGCGATGGACGCCCTCGATACGACCATCGTCGCCGACGAAATCTTGGACGATATCGTCGGGACCTACTACCGAATTGAGGGGCCGACGTTCGGCCGATACGTCCTCGCGGACGACGTCTCCGAACTCGACGGGCCGACAGATGCCGAGGAACTGCTGATCAAAGCGAGGTCGATGTAACATGAGCCAGTCAGAACTCACCCGCGAAGTCGCACGTCGCGTCTTCGCCTCCGAATTCAACGATTCGACGTACACCTTCAAAGAGAGCGACGACGAGCGCGCGCCCAACTACGCGCTCTTGCCGACCGGTGACCGCGCGAACCGCGTGTTCATCGTCGGCACGCTCACCGAGACCGAAGACGTCGGCGACGAAAGCGAGTACTGGCGCGGCCGCGTCGTCGACCCGACCGGCACGTTCTTCGTCTACGCTGGCCAGTATCAGCCCGAAGCGGCCGCCGTGCTTCGCGACACGGAGCCGCCGGCGTACGTCGCAATCGTCGGAAAGCCACGCACCTACGAGACCGACGACGGCAGCGTCAACGTCTCCGTCCGACCCGAATCGATCGCAGTCGTCGACGACGCGACGCGCGACCGCTGGGTCGTCGAATGCGCCGAACGGACGATCGATCGAATCGAATCGTTCGAGGCGTGGGAAGCCGAGCAAGAGGCTCCCGAGAGCGGGTCGACGGCACCCACCAACGAGTACGCCCAGATGGCACGCGAACGTTACGACTCGCCGGTCGTCAACTACCGCAACGACGTGATTCAGGCACTCGAGCAACTCGAGGACGCCGACACAGAAGACGCCGAAGCACCGGCCTAATCGGCCGGCCACGGAACCATTTTCCCGACGTATTTCGCCGTCTGCAAGCCGCCAGCACAGCCATTACCCTTCTCGAGCGACTAGACGGGTGTATGACGGAGACAGACGATTCCACCGACGACGGCGACGACCGCGCACGACTCGTCGGAACGAACCACGTCGCACTCGAGGTCGGCGACATCGACGCAGCCCTCGAGTTCTACGAGTCGGTGTTCGCGTTCGACCTCAGAAGCCGCGGCGAGACGAAGGCGTTCATCGACATGGGAGATCAGTTCATCGCGCTGGCCGAGACCGATGGTGCAAGCGAGACGAGCGATGACGCCCGTCACTTCGGCCTCGTCGTCGACGATGCGGACCGAGTCGCTGCTCGGGTCGACGCGCTCGATATCGAGTTGCTGGACGTACCGGGTCTCGAGTTCCACGATCCGTGGGGGAATCGGATACAGATCGTCGACTACGAGGAGATCCAGTTCACGAAAGCAGACCACGTCCTCGAGGGGATGGACCTCGACGACCTCGAGAAGACCGACGGTGCGATCGACGAGCTCGCGGAGAAAGGACTCAGTCCCGACGACGGGTGAGTGACAGGGTCGGGTTTCGAGCGCCCGTTATCGAGTCAGCCCTCGAGTTAGCACTACGACACCGTCTGACGAAGCGTTAAGTGTCATGAGCGACGAATAGGTGACAATGGGCAACAAGAACAAGACCATCTCGTTTCGGGTGAACGAGGACGCGTTCGCAGCGCTCCAGGATATCGCCGAGGAGCGCGACATCTCGTTGTCCGCGGTCTTCCGGGATTACGTCGACTTGCTCGTCGAGCACGACGGTCAGGTCGTCGTCGTCCCCGAGGACGAACTCAAGGCGAGGGCCGCGACCGAAACCGACGGCGAGGACGGCGACCGAACGTTCCCGCCGAGCGTCGAGGTTCCAAAGAGTTTCATCCGCGAACACGAGCGCCTCGAACTCGAGGCCGACCACCTCCGCGAACAACTCGACGAGTACAAATCCTACGTCACGGAGCTTCAGGACCGACTCGAGGAGGAAGAAGACGAAGTGCTCTTGCTCGACGAGTTAGACGACGAAGACGAGTCTTACCAGTTGCGCTAACATCGACTTACACTCACGCTAACGTCGATTTACTGCACGTATTGTCACCGGAAAGCCGGATCGGAGCCGAAGTTAGCGGGTGAGATTCCGTTTCTCGCGTCGAATGTCGTCGTGTGCCTCGTCTGCACCTTCGACCCGGGCGAGTCCCTCCGCGGCCTCGAGCGTCCGGACGCCATTGTCGAGAAACGAGAGGACGTCGCCGGGATAGGCGTAAACCATGTAGTCGTCGGTCATCACGTCGACGATGGCGTCGGGACCTAATCCTTGCGCGCGTAACTCGAGGAGGTACTGGATGAACTTTCGCTCCGGGCACCCACAGTAGGGATTGTTGTCACAGCCACAGTCGAGGAAGTCCTCGGTGAAATCGAGTACGCGATCACGGGTCGCGTCGTCGAGTTTCTCGAGGCCCTGGCCCTGGAAGAGCATATCCAGCGTCGCTCCTTTGAACGCCCCCTTCGGAATGTTCGTCTCGAGCTGAGAGCTCAGCTGTCGGTGGTTCTTGACGTAGATTTTGTCGGTGATGGCCACGCGTTGGCGTTGCTATGACCTGTGTGCCGAAAAACGTCCCGATCAGAAGCGGTTGAATCGGAGAACTACGGGTGAAATCGCGGTACGGACTCGCACGAATGTCCCCTCGAGTCGTAACGTATTTTAGTCTAACCGCTCCTAAATCAGTCTGCACACGTGTCCGGGTTGGGGTAGTGGTTATCCTTCAGCCTTGTGGAGGCTGAGACGCGGGTTCGATTCTCGCACCCGGACTTTTTCGCGACGAACGAAGTGAAGAGCGGAAAAGCCGGACGGCGAGATCGAACCAGAGAGTAAAGCGAACGAAGTGAGCGGAACGACCGCGGTTCGATTCTCGCACCCGGACTTTCTGCGGCGAACAAATACGTGAGCCACAGGAATCCGCAGAGAATCGAACGAGACGAGTCGTGCGCAGC includes:
- a CDS encoding CopG family transcriptional regulator; this encodes MGNKNKTISFRVNEDAFAALQDIAEERDISLSAVFRDYVDLLVEHDGQVVVVPEDELKARAATETDGEDGDRTFPPSVEVPKSFIREHERLELEADHLREQLDEYKSYVTELQDRLEEEEDEVLLLDELDDEDESYQLR
- a CDS encoding DUF7091 family protein, whose translation is MADRNRLEQFLRSTVRGAGERYEQARGSTNEQLSDAREAYQAAKNASSLPSDDAGRVKIVCRRYAEQRAAKLDDEYRPACYEATHPDCEGCVEDVYDGRIETW
- a CDS encoding RPA family protein; this encodes MSQSELTREVARRVFASEFNDSTYTFKESDDERAPNYALLPTGDRANRVFIVGTLTETEDVGDESEYWRGRVVDPTGTFFVYAGQYQPEAAAVLRDTEPPAYVAIVGKPRTYETDDGSVNVSVRPESIAVVDDATRDRWVVECAERTIDRIESFEAWEAEQEAPESGSTAPTNEYAQMARERYDSPVVNYRNDVIQALEQLEDADTEDAEAPA
- a CDS encoding VOC family protein, with the protein product MTETDDSTDDGDDRARLVGTNHVALEVGDIDAALEFYESVFAFDLRSRGETKAFIDMGDQFIALAETDGASETSDDARHFGLVVDDADRVAARVDALDIELLDVPGLEFHDPWGNRIQIVDYEEIQFTKADHVLEGMDLDDLEKTDGAIDELAEKGLSPDDG
- a CDS encoding replication factor A (Replication protein A protects and stabilize the intermediate ssDNA that is generated by the unwinding action of a DNA helicase at the replication fork. In addition, SSBs prevent the formation of secondary structures by single-stranded template DNA.): MSDVRQHADDIHEQFSDHIDVSVDDVEERLATLVDEYKVPIDEARRSVTNHYLEEAGLEREDISRGGSEAVNVEDVDEPEEWIDLTAKVIELWDPRSDSVAQVGLLGDPTGTIKFTKWAKSDLPALEEGGVYDLRNVVTDEYQGRYSVKLNSTTVIEERDEEIEVGDDTSEIEGALVDMQSGSGLIKRCPKEDCTRVLQNGRCNEHGEVEGEFDLRIKAVVDDGLDAHEVIFDKEATEDLTGLSLEEAKEMAMDALDTTIVADEILDDIVGTYYRIEGPTFGRYVLADDVSELDGPTDAEELLIKARSM
- a CDS encoding DUF5814 domain-containing protein, whose amino-acid sequence is MAITDKIYVKNHRQLSSQLETNIPKGAFKGATLDMLFQGQGLEKLDDATRDRVLDFTEDFLDCGCDNNPYCGCPERKFIQYLLELRAQGLGPDAIVDVMTDDYMVYAYPGDVLSFLDNGVRTLEAAEGLARVEGADEAHDDIRREKRNLTR